Within Lolium rigidum isolate FL_2022 chromosome 5, APGP_CSIRO_Lrig_0.1, whole genome shotgun sequence, the genomic segment ATAACTTGTGAAACCAGTTATGAACACTCCCATCGTTTCAGGACACAGTTCCTGTCACACCATCAGCAAAACTCCATGTTTTGTTATTGCACAATGAAAAACCACACATCTCAGTTAATCTGAATGTATTTTTTGTTTCCCTTTTCATTTCAAACTTCATCACATTCTGTCTGTACTTAAACAACAGCAAGATTCAAGCTGGGCTGCTTCCACTCCCTCCCATAAGGAGGCAGCAATCAGGCACACTAGCATGTATATAGCATACATTTACGAAGGTACACAGGTCTACATCGTAAAATAAGCTATGTTATCACTTGCCTCTATATGTTGAATATAACGATATATCTTGAATATATCCGCTAACAACAAGACCCGCAACTGACTGAAGGGTGAACGATGTCCTCTTTTTTTTTACCAGGAAACCATTGGGGAATCCCCTACGGTGTGGTGAACGATGTCCTCATGCTATGGAAACCTAAAATCAGGTTTCTGGTCTCTCACAAAATGTCCCGATGGAAGTGCCCTGGAATCGAGCTGCCCTGCTGAGCTTGTCTGAGGTGCATGGACAAGGCGTAGTTATTTATCTGTACCAAAAGTGGAAAGGAAAGAAACATCATTTGCCACATCATTTCCTAAGGTTCAACAAAGACACAATAAATAAAAAGGAATAGTAAGACAACAGAATACTGTACCTCAAGGCCTCTAATTTGTTCCCGGTACTGCAGAGCCAACTGCTTCAGTTGCTGAAGCTCCTGGTTTCTCTCATCATGCTCCTTTTGGCGTACATGTTGGATTGCCACAGCTTTCTTAAGAATAGTATTTTCTTTAATGACAGCTTCAAACTGTTCCTTGTATGACAAAAATTCCTGTTTGAAAGCAAGAATGTCTCAGGCAGAAAACAAGATACTTTCGACAGTAAACAGGTTATGTAAACCCGGTTCAACTGGCCACTTAAACCTAATATCAGTTTACATCTTCTAAACCACCATATACTGATATATTCAATTCATAATGAGGCTGAAATAGCAAGACTGCATTGGAGTCAACTTAATCCAGCTTCTGGAATAGCCAAAGActtaaacctagactagtaaataTTTTACAAGAAGTTCAGATAAAAAAATCTGGCCGTGCAGTTAAAGTTCTTTCGGTCAATGTTTACCGTTCAATATTTTCAACTCAATTTTTACATGATCAAAGCCTATGAGTGAACACAACAGGCATTACCTTAGAGAAATGAACAAAACCACCCCTTGCACAAAATGGTATAAATAGACCATCATATGAAGATGGGATGGTTTGATTCCTAGCAATACTAGTAAACAAATTACAACGACAAAAACATGAGGGTAATTTAAACAAAAAAACATGTGGATATGAGGGAACAAAGTCGCATGGGATGCACTTTTAGAAAGCAAGCGTTTTATGCAAAGTGCATGATATGTGAAATACATTTTGGGAAGTCTACATTACTGATAAGATTTCTACCAGGAGCGAACCTATCCTGCAGCTAAGTGACTTTGCAATGTCTGGTATTTATTTGACTCCTTTTTTCATAAATTTAGTTcagttattgaatatcatgtacaCAAACCATGAGTTGCCAATACTTCTGGATGTTTAAAAACTGGCCTTCAACCGACTTACAGAGTTTCCAAACGTCTACCAGAACCAAGCTACCAGCACAAACATGGATTGCTTGCCAAAATAAAGGGCAAGGATAAAAGCGCAAAATCCATAACAATATTGAAGGTTGGATAGGTAACAGGCAGGTAAGTTCCGAAGTACTTTGGGATGTGTATTCAACTACCTTCTGAAACCTCTGCATTGCTTCAGTATGGATACCAGAGATCGAGGACTTGTGAAAAGCCTCCAGTACTCTTGACACACGAGCCTTTGCATCTTCTGGGTTAGAGGAACTTGCCATCATCTCATTCATAAGAATCTCAACCCATTCGGTGATGCCTGATGCAAGGTTATCTGCACCAGGAACATTTTCTATGGGTGCAGGAACTTCATTACATTCTGTAATATCTGCAGCATAAAGTAAGATATCGGCCATTCTTAATATCACTGGTTTTCATTAATGAGTCATCCCCAAATTTATCTAACCAAAACATAAAACAAGGATGCACGGTTCATGCGCAAAAGATATTATTATGTAAACCTTTTGTTATCTAAAGCATGCTACTTCCATTGAATACAACATTGTTTACTTAGCTCAAGACATTCGTTGAAATATTGTATGGTTACGTGGACATTTGAGCAAATTCTTTAATCCCAGCGCAAAGATGAAGTACAAATGTAATAGAATTGCATTTCATTAAACATTTGGACTAATTTCACGGATCCATGTGGAGCTCCTGCTGGAGAAACTGTGCTGAGGCCCAGCTAGGTGAGTAGATACTAACATCATAAACGGCAATAAGAACTAACAGAAGAAAATGCTTCACTACAAGAGTGGTACAATCTATCATGTTAAGGGGAAGCAAATCTAATTCAAAACAATAAAGATTAGATTGTGTCAAAAACATCACTAGAGCTGGATCTTAGCGCTTAGGAGTGTAAGTGAGTAGTGCTTGTAATCAGCTAACTGGAGAAGTTGCAAATACTTGTTTTTTATCTATCAATGGAACAAGGTGCAAACCTTTttgcattttcttggtttttagaTCACATTGTGTCAACATCACATCAAAGATCATTACAGTACAACAGAAGATTACCTTCATTAGGCACTTGAACCTCAGTAGACATTTCATTGGGAGATTGATACGCTGGATCCACATTAAACTCTGTGGGTTCTAAGCGTAGAGGTAGTAAACACTTTATTGCTGAATCCAAATTATTTTCACATTCTTCAAGAGCCTTCTCAATGAACTGAAATGCAAAAAGCTTCCGTAAGGCTTCAAGTTGTTAGTAGGTTTAGTTACCAAATTTAAGCTCTCAAAAAAGACATACTTATACCACACTGACAAACTGCATATAACATGTCAACACGAACATTGACAATTGACTAAAGGTGTAGAGAATTTTCTAGCTACGGCAGGATGCTGTTATCCTTCTTCTTAAGCGACAGTAAAGGCTAGAAAATTCAGATGACAGAGTCCCAGGTTAGCTAAGGACAACAGCAGGTGATATGAATGCAAAATCAAACACTTGTGTGATGCTAAGAAACACAACAAGCGACATAACATGCATAGTGCAAAACAGAAAGACAAAAAAAGAACATCCAACCATCAGGGAATTGCAATGGTACCGGTTATCATGCTCATCTAACCCAGACCAGGTTATCAGTGTCACGTTGTTACTTGTTAGAACTGCCAGCTGTTCCATATTTAGATTTTAGAGTCACATAATATTATATATTTCTCGGTCAAAATCTTAACTTGGAATTCAATGTGTCAAAACACATCAGAATGTCAAGATAGTATCTTCATAACAAACTGTCAAAAATAAAGTTTGTTTCTGCGCGAACTAGTGGAGGCAATCGGAGGTGATGCAGCCAATTATATGGATACCGACAAATAATGAACATCCCAAAATAAAATATtgcatttctctctctctctctcgaagtCATGAATCTCGTATCTCAAAAACAGAGAGAAACCATACTGTTTTCCATATCTAACTAATCGACAAAATTGCACCGCATCATATTCTGACTAAGGGGTGATCACCAATTGTAGGCAAGGGAAAAACAGAAAGTTAAACCAAATACATGACCTATTCATGCATAAACAGTAAATAATCTTCATAATTTCAACAAATAATCATGCAGTTTAAACCCAAAATCTTGCACGCCGCATAATGCAAAATCTTACACACCGCATAATGCAAAATCTTGCACACTGAACCTGGCTCCATTTCGGCGCAAAACGATCACAGCCAGCAGTTTCAACCATACTATGGTTTGAACAATTTAAAATGGCACACAATCACTCCAGATGCAAAACTAAAAACAAACTGTCTGTTTCTTGCAACTCCGTCTAACCTTTTCACTAGGAACCTTAGCACCCAGTGCTGGCAAGCAGGCAACACGACATCGGCTCTGAAGCAACGACTGGGTGGCGATGGCTGCCACAGCGGCCAGGAGGGGTTCTTGGGTCGCTCCTTGCGCGGCTACTACTTACGTCCGGCCGGCGAAAGATCAGAATTTCATCACATGCACGGAACGTTTTCGAACCCAATCATCAATCCAAACAGAGAAGCACGGACACGGTTCAGTTGGCAAAATGGATTCGAGCAGCAGGgttccatcatcatcacctcgaGCCTGACGGAAGGGAACCGGGCGCGGAGCGCGGCCACCAGgtcggggttgacggcggcgcccCGCGGCCTGGGGCTGCCGTCTCCGCGGAAGCGCGCGCGCTTGGAGGGCGGAGGAGtggacgccgccgcctccgcctgggACGGGTCGTCGAAGAAGGAGGACGACCGCTTCCGGTACATCGCCGCGCACATGGTGGTGGCCGGCGTAGCCAATGCGGCGCCCGCGGCCGACTCTTGCTCCTCGCGCCGGGTAGGGTAGGGTAGGGTAGGCCGGATGGTAGGCggtggcgccgccaccgtcgcgcgcgcgcgcggtggtGGAGGGGAGGGAGGATGGTGTctgtggttagggtttggtggaaGGACGGCGTGATTGGTACGGGTGCGGAGGGGAATTTTATTATTTGCCCCACTTTACTTGGGTACTCTACAATTTGCCCTCTTTTACTTTGATCTCACTTTTTTGCCACTCTTTACTTTGTCAATTGACTATTTGCCCCTTTtgattattttcttttcttttgagaaTTAAGGAAAAAACTCCAAGACAGAATTGCCCTTGGCTGCACACCGGACTAGATTCAGATCGGTAAACCTTTGTCTCTCCTGTTTAGAACGCACGGAAGAACCCGCTGCTTGCCATACAGCCGCCGGCGCCACCACTGCACCTTGCCCGACCTTGCTGCCCCTGCGTAGTAGAGACACACCGCTTGCTGCTGCCATGGCAGGTGCGAGTACTAGGAAATACTACTGCCTCCTGATGAACACTGTGAAGGCGAGCTCCCATGGCTGTAATGCGGGCGCTTCCCGGTGAGATGCGACCACGAGCGTGACGACGCTCACGCTCACGAACTCCTCCCACGACATGACGGCCGACACCACCGACGCATCTGGCGGCGGCTGGGGCCGGGGCCAGCTCCTCCCGGGTGCGGTTGCGCCGTACCGTGCGCCGCAGCAAGCTGAGGCCGAACGCCCGCGTCCTCCACGGACAGCGGCGGCAGCTCCTCCGCCCGCCACAGGAACAACCAGAGTACCTCAAGGCTGGATTTGACGGAGGTTTCACTCGATTTATTACGACTAGCTCTAGGGAGGAAATGGGGGGAGAGAGATGGTCGAAGATTGGGGAATAAATCCTGTGCAAGCCCGACTCCATCGACCCAGCTCGAGCTCACACAGATACAGGGACATTTTGGTCTTTAGTCATTGGCCCGACTGTTAGGGGGCAAATAATCGATTGCCAAAATAAAGAGTGGCAAAAAAGAGAGGTCAGACTAAAAGAGGGCAAATTGTAGAGTACCAAAGTAAAGTGGGGTAAATAATAAAATTCCCCGGGTGCGGAAGGGAGCGGCGGAAGAAAAAGGCAAGGACGACTCGGTGGCCGTTTCTTTGCTCGGTGCTTCTCCGTTCTCCCCTCCTGCCTTGCGTGAGGCAGGATGGCACGTGGTCGTGGTGTGCTTTGCTTGCTTCTCATGGCTACATTGTTATTTTCAAACCCTCATTTTGAATCGACTTTCAAACCCTCATCACCAAACCCTTGATATATAAATAGAGATACAAAACAATCCAGTCATGAATTGAGTATTTTTTACGCTTTTG encodes:
- the LOC124656533 gene encoding uncharacterized protein LOC124656533; its protein translation is MYRKRSSSFFDDPSQAEAAASTPPPSKRARFRGDGSPRPRGAAVNPDLVAALRARFPSVRLEFIEKALEECENNLDSAIKCLLPLRLEPTEFNVDPAYQSPNEMSTEVQVPNEDITECNEVPAPIENVPGADNLASGITEWVEILMNEMMASSSNPEDAKARVSRVLEAFHKSSISGIHTEAMQRFQKEFLSYKEQFEAVIKENTILKKAVAIQHVRQKEHDERNQELQQLKQLALQYREQIRGLEINNYALSMHLRQAQQGSSIPGHFHRDIL